One region of Flavobacterium sp. KACC 22763 genomic DNA includes:
- a CDS encoding type II toxin-antitoxin system HigB family toxin, giving the protein MRIIAKRTLQNFWERFPNSKQQLLSWYQVFDKNNFSNSNAVKSFFGTADFVGNNKVIFNICGNHYRLIVKINYETQIVYILFIGTHNEYDDLNDIKNL; this is encoded by the coding sequence ATGAGAATAATAGCAAAGAGAACCTTGCAAAATTTTTGGGAGCGATTTCCAAATTCAAAACAGCAATTATTATCCTGGTATCAAGTTTTTGATAAAAATAACTTTTCTAATTCCAATGCTGTGAAATCTTTTTTTGGTACAGCAGATTTTGTTGGAAATAATAAAGTAATCTTCAATATCTGCGGAAATCATTATCGTTTGATTGTAAAAATCAATTATGAAACCCAAATTGTATACATTCTTTTTATAGGAACACATAATGAGTATGATGATTTAAATGACATTAAAAATTTGTAA
- a CDS encoding helix-turn-helix domain-containing protein translates to MNIKPIKTEHDYSLALERVNFLFDAKPDTAEGDELDILVTLIEKYEQIHYPIPEPDPIEAIKFMMEQNGLSDADLGIILNSRSRVSELFNRKRALTIKQIRVLTETLHIPASTLIKEYALNQ, encoded by the coding sequence ATGAATATAAAGCCAATAAAAACAGAACATGACTATAGTTTAGCATTGGAAAGAGTTAATTTTCTTTTCGACGCCAAACCAGATACTGCTGAAGGAGATGAGCTAGATATTCTGGTAACACTTATAGAAAAATACGAACAAATCCATTATCCAATTCCTGAACCTGATCCTATTGAAGCCATTAAATTTATGATGGAACAAAACGGATTAAGTGATGCCGATTTAGGAATTATTTTAAACAGCAGATCGAGAGTGTCGGAATTATTTAATCGTAAAAGAGCCTTAACAATAAAGCAAATAAGAGTTTTAACTGAAACCCTTCATATTCCCGCCTCTACATTAATTAAAGAATATGCTTTAAATCAATAA
- the metK gene encoding methionine adenosyltransferase produces MAYLFTSESVSEGHPDKVADQISDALIDNFLAFDADSKVACETLVTTGQVILAGEVKSNTYLDVQQIAREVIRKIGYTKSEYMFEANSCGILSAIHEQSADINQGVDRAKPEEQGAGDQGMMFGYATNETENFMPLALDLSHKLLQELAILRRENKEITYLRPDAKSQVTLEYSDDNKPTRIDAIVISTQHDDFDEEAAMLAKIKKDIIEILIPRIIAKNPEHAHLFNDKINYHINPTGKFVIGGPHGDTGLTGRKIIVDTYGGKGAHGGGAFSGKDPSKVDRSAAYATRHIAKNLVAAGVADEILVQVSYAIGVAEPMGIFIETYGTSKVNLTNGEIAKKVEAIFDMRPYFIEQRLKLRNPIYSETAAYGHMGRKPETVTKTFSAPGGNEKTVTVELFTWEKLDFVDQVKAAFGL; encoded by the coding sequence ATGGCTTATTTATTTACGTCAGAATCTGTTAGTGAAGGGCATCCAGACAAAGTTGCAGATCAAATTTCGGACGCTTTAATTGACAACTTTTTGGCATTTGATGCTGACTCAAAAGTTGCTTGTGAAACATTAGTTACAACTGGTCAGGTTATTTTGGCAGGTGAAGTAAAATCGAATACTTATCTTGATGTACAGCAAATTGCACGTGAAGTAATCCGTAAAATTGGATATACTAAAAGTGAATATATGTTTGAAGCGAATTCTTGTGGAATTCTTTCAGCTATTCACGAGCAATCTGCAGATATTAACCAAGGTGTTGACAGAGCTAAGCCAGAAGAGCAAGGTGCTGGTGACCAAGGAATGATGTTTGGTTACGCTACAAACGAAACTGAAAACTTCATGCCATTGGCATTAGATTTATCTCATAAATTATTACAAGAGTTAGCAATTTTAAGACGTGAAAACAAAGAAATCACGTATTTACGTCCAGATGCTAAATCTCAAGTTACATTAGAATATAGCGACGATAACAAACCAACTCGTATTGATGCGATTGTTATCTCAACTCAACATGATGATTTTGATGAAGAAGCTGCAATGTTAGCTAAAATCAAAAAAGACATTATCGAAATCTTGATTCCAAGAATTATCGCTAAAAACCCAGAGCACGCTCACTTATTTAACGATAAAATCAACTACCATATTAACCCAACAGGAAAATTCGTTATTGGAGGACCTCACGGAGATACTGGTTTAACAGGAAGAAAAATCATCGTTGATACTTATGGTGGAAAAGGTGCTCACGGTGGTGGTGCATTCTCTGGAAAAGATCCAAGTAAAGTAGATAGAAGTGCTGCTTATGCAACTCGTCATATCGCTAAAAACTTAGTTGCTGCTGGTGTTGCTGACGAAATCTTAGTTCAGGTTTCTTACGCAATTGGAGTTGCTGAGCCAATGGGAATTTTCATTGAAACTTACGGAACTTCTAAAGTAAACTTAACTAACGGTGAAATCGCTAAAAAAGTAGAAGCTATCTTTGATATGCGTCCTTACTTTATTGAGCAACGTTTGAAATTAAGAAATCCAATCTATAGCGAAACTGCTGCTTACGGACACATGGGACGTAAACCAGAAACTGTTACTAAAACTTTCTCTGCTCCAGGCGGAAACGAAAAAACAGTTACTGTTGAGTTGTTTACATGGGAAAAACTTGATTTTGTTGACCAAGTAAAAGCTGCATTTGGATTGTAA
- a CDS encoding sodium-translocating pyrophosphatase, with protein MNAFMIYLPIIMAVLGLLFMGIKRTWVLKQDAGDGKMKEISDYIYEGALAFLKAEYKLLTIFVIIASLALAGITFIPGVKTHLLIVIAFIFGAFFSALAGNMGMKIATKTNVRTTQAARTSLPQALKVSFGGGTVMGLGVAGLAVLGLTSFFIIFFHLFSEGVWKDTDTMTIVLETLAGFSLGAESIALFARVGGGIYTKAADVGADLVGKVEAGIPEDDPRNPATIADNVGDNVGDVAGMGADLFGSYVATVLAAMVLGNYVIKDMGGSINDAFGGIGPILLPMAIAGFGILFSIIGTTLVKISDDNAKEAQVQKALNIGNWVSIVLTAVACFFLVKHMLPETMQMTFFGEGSKAISSMRVFYATLVGLVVGGAISSVTEYYTGLGTKPVLAIVQKSSTGAGTNVIAGLATGMISTFPTVLLFAVAIWISYALAGFYGVALAASAMMATTAMQLAIDAFGPISDNAGGIAEMSELPKEVRTRTDILDSVGNTTAATGKGFAIASAALTSLALFAAYVTFTGIDGINIFKAPVLAMLFVGGMIPVVFSALAMNSVGKAAMDMVYEVRRQFKEIAGIMEGTGKPEYGKCVEISTRAALREMMLPGVLTIGFPILIVLLGKLVYSDNNQLIAEMLGGYMAGVTVSGVLWAVFQNNAGGAWDNAKKSFEAGVMINGEMTYKGSDAHKAAVTGDTVGDPFKDTSGPSMNILIKLTCLIGLVIAPILGEGHESSDIAGKASCCAKTEMHAGMSKCGDMSGMTKEECIKMCKEKGCSEEETAKCLAHFDKTGKYQKTDCFDTSKYEKQSVRVEVKNINGKTTGTVTKTENGKTTTEVFEGTEEEVLAKVEAAK; from the coding sequence ATGAATGCATTTATGATTTACCTGCCGATTATTATGGCAGTTTTAGGATTACTTTTCATGGGAATAAAAAGGACTTGGGTTTTAAAACAAGATGCTGGAGACGGTAAGATGAAAGAGATTTCAGATTACATCTACGAAGGAGCCTTAGCCTTTCTAAAAGCCGAATACAAACTATTAACCATCTTTGTAATTATTGCCAGTTTAGCTTTGGCAGGAATTACTTTTATTCCGGGAGTAAAAACACATTTATTAATCGTAATTGCCTTTATTTTTGGTGCATTCTTTTCTGCTTTAGCAGGAAATATGGGAATGAAAATAGCAACAAAAACAAACGTTAGAACCACACAGGCGGCTCGTACAAGTTTACCGCAAGCTTTAAAAGTTTCTTTTGGCGGTGGAACCGTAATGGGATTAGGTGTAGCGGGTCTGGCTGTTTTAGGTTTGACATCCTTTTTTATCATTTTCTTTCATTTGTTTTCTGAAGGAGTTTGGAAAGATACCGATACGATGACAATTGTTTTGGAAACTCTTGCGGGATTTTCACTTGGTGCAGAATCAATCGCTTTGTTTGCTAGAGTGGGTGGTGGAATCTACACAAAAGCAGCCGATGTCGGAGCCGATTTAGTAGGTAAAGTTGAAGCCGGAATTCCAGAAGATGATCCACGTAATCCTGCTACAATTGCAGATAACGTAGGAGATAACGTTGGAGACGTTGCAGGTATGGGAGCTGATTTATTTGGTTCTTATGTAGCAACCGTTTTAGCGGCAATGGTGCTTGGAAACTATGTAATAAAAGATATGGGCGGAAGTATCAATGACGCTTTTGGCGGAATTGGACCAATTTTGCTTCCAATGGCAATTGCCGGTTTCGGAATTTTATTTTCAATTATCGGAACAACTTTAGTAAAAATATCAGATGACAATGCTAAAGAAGCACAAGTGCAGAAAGCATTAAATATAGGGAACTGGGTTTCTATTGTTTTAACAGCTGTAGCTTGTTTCTTTTTAGTAAAGCACATGCTTCCTGAAACAATGCAAATGACTTTCTTTGGCGAAGGTTCTAAAGCGATTTCATCAATGCGTGTTTTCTACGCCACTTTAGTTGGATTAGTTGTTGGTGGTGCGATTTCATCAGTAACAGAATATTATACAGGATTAGGAACAAAACCAGTATTGGCAATTGTTCAAAAATCATCTACAGGAGCGGGAACAAACGTAATTGCAGGTTTGGCAACGGGTATGATTTCTACTTTCCCAACGGTATTATTGTTCGCTGTGGCAATTTGGATTTCATATGCTTTAGCTGGATTTTATGGGGTAGCTTTAGCAGCTTCGGCAATGATGGCGACAACAGCTATGCAATTGGCAATCGATGCGTTTGGACCAATTTCTGATAATGCTGGAGGTATTGCAGAAATGAGCGAATTGCCAAAAGAGGTTCGTACTAGAACCGATATTTTAGATTCAGTAGGAAATACAACTGCAGCAACAGGAAAAGGATTTGCTATTGCTTCTGCAGCCTTAACTTCATTAGCTTTGTTTGCTGCATATGTCACCTTTACAGGAATTGACGGAATCAATATCTTCAAAGCGCCAGTTTTAGCGATGTTATTTGTTGGTGGAATGATTCCGGTAGTTTTCTCTGCTTTAGCGATGAATTCTGTTGGAAAAGCAGCAATGGATATGGTGTACGAAGTTCGTCGCCAGTTCAAAGAAATTGCTGGAATTATGGAAGGAACAGGAAAACCAGAATATGGTAAATGTGTTGAAATTTCTACAAGAGCAGCTTTACGCGAAATGATGCTTCCAGGAGTTTTAACAATTGGTTTTCCAATCTTGATTGTGCTTTTAGGAAAATTAGTTTACTCAGACAACAATCAATTAATTGCTGAAATGTTAGGAGGATATATGGCTGGAGTTACGGTTTCTGGAGTTCTTTGGGCTGTTTTCCAAAACAATGCAGGAGGTGCTTGGGATAATGCTAAAAAATCTTTTGAGGCTGGAGTTATGATTAATGGTGAAATGACTTATAAAGGTTCTGATGCACACAAAGCAGCGGTAACAGGAGATACAGTTGGAGATCCGTTTAAAGATACTTCTGGACCTTCGATGAATATTTTAATCAAATTAACTTGTTTGATTGGATTGGTAATTGCGCCAATTTTAGGAGAAGGTCACGAATCATCAGATATCGCTGGAAAAGCTTCTTGTTGCGCTAAAACAGAAATGCACGCAGGAATGTCTAAATGCGGTGATATGTCTGGAATGACAAAAGAAGAATGTATTAAGATGTGTAAAGAAAAAGGCTGTTCTGAAGAAGAAACAGCTAAATGTCTGGCTCATTTTGATAAAACTGGAAAATATCAAAAAACAGATTGCTTTGATACCAGTAAATATGAGAAACAATCAGTTCGTGTTGAAGTTAAAAATATAAACGGTAAAACTACTGGAACTGTTACTAAAACAGAAAATGGTAAAACAACAACTGAGGTTTTTGAAGGAACTGAAGAAGAAGTTTTAGCGAAAGTAGAAGCTGCGAAATAA
- a CDS encoding deoxynucleoside kinase has protein sequence MHIAIAGNIGAGKTTLTKLLAKHFKWEPHYEDVVDNPYLDDFYHQMERWSFNLQIYFLNSRFRQVQQIRESGKKIIQDRTIYEDAHIFAPNLYAMGLMTSRDFENYTSLFELMESLVKAPDLLIYLRSSIPNLVGQIHKRGREYENSISIDYLSRLNERYEAWIQTYSKGKLLIIDVDNINFVDNPEDLGDIINKIDAELNGLF, from the coding sequence ATGCACATAGCAATAGCAGGAAATATAGGCGCAGGAAAAACTACTTTGACCAAATTATTGGCAAAACATTTCAAATGGGAACCTCATTATGAAGATGTAGTTGATAATCCGTACTTAGATGATTTCTATCATCAGATGGAGCGCTGGTCGTTTAATCTTCAGATTTATTTCCTTAACAGCCGTTTCCGTCAAGTGCAGCAAATTCGCGAAAGCGGAAAAAAAATCATTCAGGATAGAACGATTTATGAAGATGCCCATATTTTCGCTCCCAATTTATACGCAATGGGATTAATGACAAGCCGTGATTTTGAAAATTACACGTCATTGTTCGAATTGATGGAATCTTTGGTAAAAGCTCCAGATCTATTGATTTATTTAAGAAGTTCTATTCCAAATCTAGTAGGACAAATTCACAAACGCGGACGCGAGTATGAAAATTCTATTTCTATAGATTATCTAAGCCGTTTGAACGAAAGATACGAAGCTTGGATTCAGACTTATAGTAAAGGAAAATTACTAATCATTGACGTTGACAATATTAATTTTGTTGACAATCCTGAGGATTTAGGAGATATCATTAATAAAATTGATGCTGAATTGAACGGATTGTTCTAA
- a CDS encoding GLPGLI family protein → MKKIFFYMTLLLVSMQIQAQKDFQGMAVYESKTQAPKFEGMRGNRDITPEMQKNMEERMKKMLEKTFILNFDKAASIYKEEEKLETPGQQQGGFRVMFGSLTGGGGTFYKDVKTKTYTVDKEFMGKEFLVVDSLPKLNWKLEQETKQIGGYNCFKATAVKQASKTDFRNFRPKNNDDKKDEVKKTSGETKTNFADNFEMPKEIVVTAWYTPEIPINQGPENYWGLPGLILEINDGTTTILCSKIVLNAKDKVEIKPSKKGKVISQKEYDETVIKKMEEFREMNRGRAGGPPPPMGR, encoded by the coding sequence ATGAAAAAGATATTTTTTTATATGACTTTGTTGCTTGTTTCTATGCAAATTCAGGCGCAAAAAGATTTTCAGGGAATGGCTGTTTACGAGTCAAAAACACAGGCACCAAAATTTGAAGGCATGCGTGGCAATAGAGATATTACTCCAGAGATGCAGAAAAATATGGAAGAGCGAATGAAAAAAATGCTCGAGAAAACATTTATTTTAAATTTTGATAAAGCAGCATCTATTTACAAAGAAGAAGAAAAGTTAGAAACGCCTGGTCAGCAGCAAGGAGGTTTTAGAGTTATGTTTGGCTCACTTACTGGCGGTGGCGGTACTTTTTATAAAGATGTAAAAACAAAAACATATACGGTAGATAAAGAATTTATGGGTAAAGAATTTCTTGTTGTAGATTCTCTACCAAAATTAAACTGGAAATTGGAACAGGAAACCAAACAAATAGGTGGTTACAATTGCTTCAAAGCAACAGCAGTAAAACAGGCTAGTAAAACCGATTTCAGAAACTTCAGACCTAAAAATAACGACGACAAAAAAGACGAAGTCAAAAAGACTTCGGGTGAGACAAAGACCAATTTTGCCGACAATTTTGAAATGCCAAAAGAAATTGTGGTTACGGCTTGGTATACGCCAGAAATCCCGATCAATCAAGGGCCAGAAAACTATTGGGGACTTCCTGGATTAATCTTAGAAATCAATGATGGAACAACTACAATTTTATGTTCTAAAATTGTTTTGAATGCTAAAGATAAAGTCGAAATAAAACCTTCTAAAAAAGGAAAAGTAATTTCTCAGAAAGAATATGACGAAACGGTAATTAAAAAAATGGAAGAATTTAGAGAAATGAATCGTGGTAGAGCAGGCGGACCACCACCTCCGATGGGTAGATAA
- a CDS encoding carboxypeptidase-like regulatory domain-containing protein, with product MNKILFVFALLFTSISFSQSIRFDGLIQDEQKNPLEMANIMAINNGTKAMDSYGITNDKGKFQLTLKPNTAYTIKVSYLGMKSKEMAVSTKSENMNQNIVLDGAGIELEGVEIVREMPVSIKGDTIVYNADSFKSGTEKKLEDVLKKLPGVEVNADGEIEVEGKKVSKLMVEGKDFFDGDTKLGVKNIPADAIDKVQVLRNYNEVSQLKGLENDQENVAMNIKLKEGKKNFWFGDVTAGIGVAELDSRYIINPKLFYYSPKYSINLITNFNNIGELPLTAQDYFKFTGGFKNVMKKGGSSFNVSSNDLGISLLRNNRAKEIETKFGATNFAYSVNKAWNLSGFGILSTSKTELETKSQTTILDSGDQQKSNENTSQKNNLGLFKLSSTYKPSDKFQFDYDILTKLTKQEEYSDLFREQIVQNVSTSEDIFTTKKQDPTSVNQNLSLYYTQSAKNIFAFEMQHLYQDENPFYNANLQTLPFDLSGYISGQNRNDYNQDRFVKTNKLDAKLDYYYMVTPKSNFNITLGNTYSYQNFNSHIFQMLDNGTRNDLNDVENNNDVDYRFNDAFVGFHYKILTGKFTFTPGVSFHTYQMTNGQLGADYSQNFTKVLPDFFALYQIKKSETLTYNFSLTNDFTDINQLAAGYVLSDYSSLFRGNRFLENATSQVHSLRYFKYNMFNFENIFANATYTRKVDAIKTKANFDGINQSSVPYNSNLADETFSGMGNYGRSFLKNYKASANATFNWSKFNNIQNNKLSTTESFVQSYTVRASTNYKNLPNIEFGYNLLVNKYSGSTFYTDKPFARLDYYFLNSFSFVSEYEFYHYYNGDKTVDNEYDFLSASLIYQKKNSKWEYKVSATNLLNTRYLNDDSFSQFSTRVSQYTVQPRYIIFSMKYNL from the coding sequence ATGAATAAGATACTTTTTGTATTTGCCTTACTTTTTACTTCTATTTCTTTTTCGCAAAGTATTCGTTTTGATGGTTTGATTCAGGACGAACAGAAAAATCCGTTAGAAATGGCCAATATTATGGCTATTAATAATGGCACAAAAGCGATGGATTCTTATGGGATAACCAATGACAAAGGAAAGTTTCAGTTGACTTTGAAACCTAATACAGCTTATACGATCAAGGTGAGTTATTTAGGAATGAAATCTAAGGAAATGGCAGTATCGACAAAGTCTGAAAATATGAATCAGAACATTGTTTTGGATGGTGCTGGAATAGAATTGGAAGGTGTTGAGATTGTTCGTGAAATGCCCGTTTCTATAAAAGGTGATACAATTGTTTATAATGCTGATTCTTTTAAATCCGGAACCGAAAAAAAGCTTGAAGATGTTTTAAAGAAACTCCCAGGAGTTGAGGTAAATGCTGATGGAGAAATTGAAGTGGAAGGAAAGAAAGTCAGCAAATTGATGGTGGAAGGAAAAGACTTTTTTGACGGAGATACCAAATTAGGTGTCAAAAATATTCCAGCCGATGCTATTGATAAAGTTCAGGTTTTACGAAATTATAACGAAGTAAGCCAGTTAAAAGGTCTAGAAAATGATCAGGAAAATGTGGCGATGAACATCAAACTGAAAGAAGGTAAAAAGAACTTTTGGTTTGGAGATGTAACCGCAGGAATTGGTGTTGCGGAATTAGACAGTCGTTATATCATTAATCCAAAACTATTTTATTACAGTCCAAAATACAGTATCAATTTAATTACCAATTTCAATAATATTGGTGAACTGCCTCTTACGGCTCAAGATTATTTCAAGTTTACAGGAGGATTTAAAAACGTGATGAAAAAAGGAGGAAGTAGTTTTAATGTCTCTTCTAATGATTTAGGAATTTCGTTATTGCGAAATAATCGAGCAAAAGAAATTGAAACAAAATTTGGTGCAACAAATTTTGCTTATTCAGTTAATAAAGCTTGGAATTTAAGCGGTTTTGGAATTCTTTCGACTTCAAAAACAGAATTGGAAACCAAATCGCAAACCACAATTTTAGATTCTGGAGATCAGCAGAAAAGTAACGAAAATACTAGTCAGAAAAATAATTTGGGACTTTTTAAATTAAGCTCAACTTATAAGCCAAGCGACAAATTTCAGTTTGATTACGATATCTTAACCAAACTTACTAAACAAGAAGAATATTCAGATTTATTTAGAGAGCAGATTGTTCAAAATGTTTCGACTTCAGAAGATATTTTTACAACTAAAAAACAAGATCCGACTTCTGTTAATCAGAATTTGAGTTTGTATTATACTCAAAGTGCTAAAAATATATTTGCTTTTGAAATGCAGCATTTATATCAAGATGAAAATCCATTTTATAATGCTAACCTGCAAACACTTCCTTTTGATTTATCAGGATACATTTCGGGACAAAATAGAAATGATTATAATCAAGACCGATTTGTAAAAACCAATAAATTGGATGCGAAATTGGATTATTATTATATGGTTACACCAAAAAGCAATTTCAATATTACGTTAGGAAATACGTATTCGTATCAGAACTTCAATTCTCACATTTTCCAAATGTTAGATAATGGAACAAGAAATGATTTGAATGACGTTGAAAATAATAATGATGTTGATTACAGATTTAATGATGCTTTTGTAGGTTTTCATTATAAAATCCTCACAGGAAAATTTACGTTTACGCCAGGAGTTAGCTTTCATACGTATCAAATGACAAACGGACAATTAGGAGCTGATTATTCTCAGAATTTCACGAAAGTGCTTCCGGATTTCTTCGCTTTATACCAAATCAAAAAATCTGAAACCTTGACTTATAATTTCTCATTGACAAACGATTTTACTGATATTAATCAATTGGCAGCTGGTTACGTTTTATCTGATTACAGCAGTTTGTTTCGCGGAAATCGTTTCTTAGAAAATGCTACTTCACAAGTTCATTCGCTTCGTTATTTTAAATATAATATGTTCAATTTTGAGAATATTTTTGCCAATGCAACTTATACAAGAAAAGTAGATGCGATTAAAACAAAAGCCAATTTTGACGGAATTAATCAGTCTTCTGTTCCCTATAATTCCAATTTAGCCGATGAGACTTTTAGTGGAATGGGAAATTACGGACGTTCATTTTTAAAGAATTACAAAGCTTCTGCAAATGCAACTTTTAATTGGTCAAAATTTAATAACATTCAAAACAATAAATTGTCGACAACAGAAAGTTTTGTTCAGAGTTATACAGTAAGAGCTTCAACAAATTATAAAAATCTTCCAAATATAGAATTTGGCTATAATCTTTTGGTCAATAAATACAGTGGATCAACTTTTTACACTGATAAACCATTTGCTAGATTAGATTATTATTTCTTGAATAGTTTCTCATTTGTTTCGGAATATGAGTTTTACCATTATTATAATGGAGATAAAACGGTTGATAACGAATATGATTTTTTAAGCGCTAGTTTAATTTATCAAAAAAAGAACAGTAAATGGGAGTATAAAGTCTCGGCAACCAATCTGCTGAATACAAGATATCTTAACGATGACAGCTTCTCACAATTCTCTACAAGGGTTTCTCAATATACTGTACAGCCACGTTATATCATATTTTCAATGAAATATAATTTGTAG